TTATTTGGCCCAGCGCTGCGGAGGGGTGGCCGCAGGCCAGACCGAGTTTTTTGAGCAAAGCGAAAAAAACGAAGGGCCGAGCGAACAGCGAGCCCCGCAGCATAGCGGCGGCCGACCTAGGCGAAGCCTAGCCGGCCGCGGGCCCCAAAACAGCAGAAAAGAAAAAATTAAAGGGGAAGAGAAGCTCGGCAAAAACATAAAAACTTGTAGTTTCGTGCCGCAAGAACAAACAACCTATACAGCAGGCAGCTTTAGGGCTGCACAACAAAACTATAGATCATGAAAAAAACAGCCTTACACCATATCCATGAAGAACTTGGGGCCAAGATGGTTCCTTTTGCGGGTTATGATATGCCCGTTTCTTATGCTGGAATCAAAGCCGAGCATTTGGCCGTACGTTCCTCTGTTGGTGTTTTTGACGTTTCGCATATGGGCGAATTTATTGTGCGTGGAAAAGAAGCGCTGGATTTGGTGCAGTGGGTGAGCTCTAATGATGCTAGCCGTTTGGAGATGGGCGATGTGCAATATAGCTGTCTGCCCAATGAAGAAGGGGGAATTATTGACGACTTTTTGGTTTATCGTTTGGGCGAGGACCAATGCGCGGCAGGAGAGCAAGCCTTTATGTTGGTGGTCAATGCCTCGAATATGAAAAAGGATTGGGATTGGTTGCAATCTCAAAATCGCTTTGACTGTGAGCTCATTGATATTTCGGATAAAACGACTTTATTGGCCGTGCAAGGTCCCAAAGCGGTCGAGGCCCTACAATCATTGACCGAAATTGCCTTGGGCGAGATGAAATACTATAGCTTTCAGAAAGGAAAATTTGCTGGCTTGGAAAACGTATTGGTTTCGGCAACGGGTTATACGGGAGCTGGTGGATTTGAGATTTACATTCGCAATGAAGATGCGGAAGCCCTTTGGGCCGCTATTTTTGAAGCTGGAGCTGCTTATGATATTCAGCCCGTGGGTTTAGGGGCTCGCGACAGCCTCCGTTTGGAGATGGGCTATTGTCTTTATGGCAATGACATTGATGATACCACCTCTCCTATTGCAGCGGGTTTGAGTTGGATCACCAAATTGCAAAAAGGCGATTTTGTGGGCAAGGAAAAAATTGCTGCGGTTAAGGAAAACAAGCCTACAGAAAAGCTTTATGGATTGGTCATGGAGGGGAAACGTCCGGCCAGACAAGGCTATTTGGTTTATTCTGTAGAGGGAGAAGAGATTGGGCGGATTACCTCTGGTGGCCCCTCTCCTAGTTTAGGAAAATCTATTGCCTTGGCTTATATTCAGTCGAATTGGGCCAAAAAAGATACTGAAGTTTTGGTAGAGATTAGAGGCAAGCGCTTTGCGGCCAAGCTGCAGCGTCCTCCATTCTGGAAGGGATAAAGAAGAAAAGCGGATCAGGGAGTTAGCTCCTTGATCCGCTTTTGTATTTTCTAGCATTAGGCTAGTGTTTTTTCTCTGCTTTCTTGATGGCCTCTTCTTCTAGAGAAGAGATTTTCAGCTTATTGAGGTTATCGCTCAATTGGGTACCCTCCATAATTTGTTGTTGGAGGCCAGAGAGCGTACCTGGGCTATAAGGCACTAAAATAGAGGCGTTTTTCTCTCCAATTTCCTTAACCGTGTCATAATGCTGGGTGAGCAGCACAAACTGCATAATCTCGGAGGGAGAGACATCGCTAAGGGTATTGCTAAAGTCTTCTACCGAATCGGCAAAACCTTTAATAATGGCCAGGCGTTGTTCGGCCACCCCTTCCCCTTGCAGGCGTTTAGATTCTTTTTCGGCTTCGGCATCTTTAATCTTAGAGATTTTGCGCCCTTCGGCATCTTCCGCAATGGCTTCTTTATTTCGGCGGGCGGCATTGATGCGGTTCATGGAATCCTTGACCAATTGGTCGGGGTCAATATCTGTGATTAGGGTTTTGACAATACGATAACCGTATTTCTCCATATGTTCGGCTAGCTCCATACGAACTGCTGTGGCGATATCATCTTTGCGGGCAAAAACATCATCTAGGTCCATTTTTGGCACCTCGGCTCGGACCACATCAAAGATATAGGAAGAAATTTGGCCATAGGGATTATCCAGTTCATAATAGGCCTCTTTTACTTTGGTATCCATGACTTGGACGTGCACCGAAGCCTGTAGCTTGACAAAGACATTATCCTTTGTTTTGGTCTCAATCTGTACATCCATTTGCTGGATCTTGAGGTTAATCTGCTTACTGACCTTATCTAAGAAAGGGACCACAAAGTTGAGTCCGGGGTGCAAAATGCGATTATAGCTCCCCAAACGCTCTACAATATGGGCGGAGCGTTCTCGGACCATTTTGAAAGATGAGAAGAGCACATATAAAATAGCGCCTAAGGCGATTAAGGGGATAAATTCCATACTTCTAGTTTGTATTGGTTCTAAAAAAGAAATCGGGGTTGCTTTTTGTGCTATCTTGCACATACAATATAAGGCAAAAAGTCTTATTAAGGGTTCAGCTTTAGAGCGAAAAAACATATTTTCCAGCTATCAAAAATGTAGATTATGAGCAAAAGACTAATTATCAGCAGTTTGTTCCTCGCCACTATTTTTGTGGCCTGTGGGGGCCCCAACAACAACAGCAATAATGGCAGCAGTAGTAGCAGCAGTAGCAGTAGCAGCAGCACAAAAACGCCTGCCAAACCCAAAGCCGTTAATGGAGCGATGGTATATAAGAAAAACTGTGTAGTTTGTCATGGGGCCAATGGCCGCATGGCCCTAAATGGCGCCAAAATTCTTCCCGAATCAACCATGACGCTAGAAGAGCGCATTATGCAGATCAAAAAAGGGAAAGGCGCCATGCAAGCCTATGAGGGGGTACTTTCTGAGGCGGCCATCAAGGCGGTAGCCGAATATACCATGCAATTTAAATAAGTCATTTTATGCTTTTTGAGCTTGAAAGCCAGCGTTTGGGCCTCACCCAACTGAGCAGTGAATATGCCGAGCAGGTACAGGAGTATTTGGTTCGAAATCGTTACTTTTTTCAGCGCTATATGCCGCGCTGGCCTCAAGCTTTTTGTCAAATCGAAGAGATTCAGAAGCGTCTGAATGAAGAAAAATGGCTGTATCAGCAGCGGCGTTTTATTCGCTATTATATCTTTCATCGCAGCGACAGCCAAAAACATCGCATCATTGGCGATATTTCTTATAGCCACTTTATTTATGGGGCCATGCGCTCTTGTTTTTTGGGCTATAAGGTAGATCAGCAGTTTAATAATTTGGGCGTGGCCACAGAGGCCCTAAAACTGAGCAATCCCAACATCATGCAGCGCTTTGATTTGCAGCGCATAGAGGCCCATATTATGCCCCAAAACAAGGGCTCCAGACGCCTAATCGAAAAACTGGGCTTTGAGCTAGAAGGCACCGCCAAGCAATTTATTTGCATCAATGGAAAATGGGAGGACCACTGCCGCTATGCCTTTGTCAAAGGCCTAAATGAGGAAGAATTTTGCTGATTTTTTGGCGGCTTGCGCTCCCTTTTTACTAATTTCGCCCCATGAATATCTTGCAACAAACTTGGGCCCTGATTAAGAAAGATGCCCGCATCGAATGGAGAAAGCGACAAGCTATTGGTGGCATTTTGCTCTATGTTTTATCCACCACTTTTGTGGTCTATAGCATTGTGGGCGAAAAAACCTCTGGGGTGGTTTGGGCGGCCCTCTACTGGATTATCGTGCTTTTTGCCTCGGTCAATGCAGTGGCCAAAAGCTTTGTGCAAGAGAACCAAGAGCGACAGCTTTATTATTATTCTTTGTTACAACCTGCGGCCCTCATTCTCTCCAAAATTTTCTACAATACGCTCCTACTTTTTGTAGTCTGCCTCCTGTCCTATGGCAGTTTTTCGCTCATTATGGACAATCCCATCCGCTTTCAGGGCCTCTTTTTTCTCCTGATGTTTTTAGGCAGCCTTGGCTTTTCTATTGCCTTTAGTTTTGTGGCTGCCATTGCCGCCAAGGCCCAGCAAGCCGCCACCCTGATGGCCATTCTCAGCTTTCCGATCGTCATTCCGATCCTGATGACCCTCTTGCGCCTTAGCAAAATTGCCCTGGGCCTAATGACCGACACGATGTATTATAAAGACATTTTCATCCTTTTGGCCATTGATCTCATTTTGGGCAGTATTGTCTTGCTGCTCTTCCCCTTTCTCTGGAGAGATTAGTTCTTTTTTTGGGGCCTGCCGCCAAAGGCGGCCGGGCCCTTGCAGGGCTCGCAGGTCTGCTCGGCCCTGCGGGCTTCGCCCTTGGTCTGCCGCTACGCGGCCCCCTTGCAGGCCCCTAGGCCGTTTGGCCTTCGGCCATCCCTAGGGCCAAGGCCCTAGGCTATTGAAAAAAACGCCACCCCCTCATTCGAGGGGATTTTCTGTTCCACTAGACTCCATCAGCAAAGAAGGGCTAAAATGTTTATTTATGGAGGGTTTCAACCCTCCATTGAACACAAAAATGCATTCGTTAATTGGCTGTAGGTTTCAACCTACAGGCCCATATAGCAAGCCCCTAGGGCCGCAGGCCTAGCGATGGTAGGCAGTGCGGCGAAGCCGCAGACCAAGCAAAAAACTTGTTTTTTTGCGCAGGGCCGAGCAGACCTGCGAGCTGCGGACCGACAACAAGCCCTTTAGGGCGCAGTTCGACGACCAAAGGGAGTAACCGGCGGCCAGCAAAGCTGGCCGCGGGCCCAAAAAAAATCAAAAGCAGTTTGCCAAGGCAAAAAATTATTTTTTCCTAAAGTTCATTATCTTGCCCCAACTGCAAGATTATGGAAGAAAAGAACAGCCCCGAACAAAAAATCACTCTTTTTTTGAGCGAGACCAAAGAAGCCCTCTCTTTGGCCCCTGAAGCTTTTGCCTCGGGTGGCGAAGGCAGCTTGTTTCGCATTTTATCGCCAGAAAAGTATAGTGATCGGGTAGCAAAAATTTATCATCCGCATAAAAGGACAGCCGAAAAATTGGCCAAATTGGAGCTCTTGATAAAAGATCCTTTGGGCCAAGGAGAAGAAGGATTTGCGCCCAGTTTTATTTGGCCCCAAGCCATTTTGCAAAATGAAAAAGAGGAGCAAATTGGCGTCATGATGCCGCTAGCCCAAGGAAAAAAATTAGAATTACTTTGCTTACCCAAATTGCCCAAAAAAATTGACGGGGCCTGGAAACGCTTGGCTTTTGATCAGGAAGGCAACCAAAAACTTCGCTTAAAAATTGCCTTTAATTTGGCTAATGCAATTCGACAACTGCAGGCGAAAAAAAAATATGTACTGGTCGATCTAAAAGCCGAAAATATTTTGGTCCAACCCAATGGACAAATCGCTATTGTGGACGTGGATTCGCTGCAAATTTCTGATGGCGAGCAGTTTTTTAAGGCCGCCGTAGCTACCCCCGAATATTCTGCCCCCGAATATTATCAATCGCCAAAAATAAAACGCTTTGAAGCTAGTTGGGATAATTTTGCCCTGGCCGTTATCCTCTATAAATTATTTTTAGGAATTCATCCCTTTGCCGCCTCGGCCAAAGGAGAATATGCCAAGCGCGTCAGTTTGCATGAAAAAATTGAGGCCAAATTATATGTGCATCATCCAAAAGCTAAAGAATGGCTGCAATTTTTGCCGCCACCCCACAAAAAATACCATGAACTTCCGCAGGGGCTGCAAAATTTATTCGCCAAAACTTTTGTGGCAGGGCTAGATCAGCCAGAAAAAAGAGCGAGTCCGGAAGATTTTTGCTACCAATTACTTCAAGCAATTGGTGGCTGGACACTCATTATCTCTTTTGAAGAGCAAAAAATATTAGAACGAAGCAAAGCTTTGCAGTTAGCTGATAAAACACAAATTTTTACCGCTTTTCAACCTCAAGAGGTAGAAATCGAAGAAGTATTGCCCAATGCGGCAAGAGAGCTAATGGCGCTCAAAAATAATTTTTTGGCCGAAAAACAAATCGAGGAAAATCAAGGCTGTTTGGCTGCTCTAGGCTTTTTTATCTATATAGCCGCTTACATTCTACTTTTTGTTAGTGCTTTTTTTTTCTTTATGTCCACAGATGGCTGGCTTTCTTTCTTTTGGTATTTTCCCGGCGCCCTAACTTTATGGATGCTCGGAGCGCATTGGAAAAAATCAAAACAAATTGCCCCTCCTTTTAATAACTTCTTGCAAATTGCTGGTCGACTTGGAGCAATCGCTCTACTTATTTGGGGCGGAGTAAAAACCCTCTACATTCACTCCATACTATATATGTATGCTCCCTTTTATTGGAGTATCTGGACGCTGAGTACTTTTGGCGTAGCTAAACTATTTTCTAAACAAGAAGAAGGTCATTTTTTCTCTTTAGATAGTTTAGCTGTCTTTTTGAAAATGATTACGCTAACAGTTTGGACCATAAATGCTTTTGATATGTTGGACCTGAGTATGGCGAATTATATTGAGGGGGAATACACTATTTTTTGGTCCATTTTTAAAGATTATTTGCCTGCAAACGCTCTAATTGCAATTTTTTACTTTGTAGGCTACCTCTTAGAGCTCATTAGCAGACAAAAACGAAGTTCCCATTCTTCCACTCATGTAAATAGCCTGATAGAAGATTATAATCTCCAAATGAGCCGCCTACAACAAGCTTATACCGGATTAGAAGCAAATTTGCAACAACTACTGCAAAATCAGAAAGGAAAAGAAGAGCGCTTTTTTGCCCACTGGAAAAATAAAGCGCTAGAAAGTAATGAAGATCTCGAAAAACGCTATGATGCACTTCAAGAAGATGCTGCGCAGGCCCAAAATAGAAGCTCAAATCATTTGCTTGAACAAATTAGTGCCGATTTTCCAAAGCTAAAACAGATAAGCAGCCTCTCGGACCTCAGCAAAAAAATTACAGCTCTTGAAAAAAACGCAATGCTCTCCCCCACTCAAAGAGAAACACTAAAAACTAGGCTACAAGAATTATTGCAAGAAAAAGAAAGAAGCGATTTGGCCTATTTTCATAAAATGCAAGAAAAATACGCTCAACTACTTCAAGATGTAGCCAATTGGAAAAAAGAAAAGCAGCAGCAATACCAAAAAGATAGAGCCATTTACCTGCGCTCTGCTCAAAAAGAAATTGAAACGCAAGCTAAATTTAAAGATTTAGCTTTAAATGACTTTTTAGAAGAACTAGATGAGCTGCAAGATCAGAAAAAACAAATTTTGATTCAAAAACAGGCCCTAGAAGAAAAATAATTACAACGGTTTTTTTGCCGAGGGAAAATTCTATTGTTTTTTTACCCCAGCGCTAATTGAAAGCCGCTAATTGAAAGGGGTGTTTTCTTGATGGTTTTCTAGACCTGTTGGTTAAAACCCACAGCAAAAAGGGAAGACATTCTACATCCTACAAAATGAGCCGATGGTTAAAACCATCGGCCCATAAAAAATAGAATACAATCCTTTCCCATTTTCCAGCAAACAAGGGCTTCAGCCCGCCAGTTTGCATAGACCTGCAACCATGGGCTTCAGCCCATGACCATAAAATAATTCCACAAAAAAATTCAGGAATAAAAATAATTGCTATTATTTCTGCCCCATAAATTTCATAGGAACCCCAGGGCCAAGGCCCTAGGCTAAGGAAAAAATTGTCATCCCCTCATGCGAGGGGATTTTTTTTGCGGTTGTGGTTTGGTGGTTGTTTTTTGAAGTTTTTTTGGACCAGTGGGTTAAAACCCACAGCAAAAAGGGAAGACATTCTACATCCAAAAAAATGAGCCGATGGTTGAAACCATCGGCCCATGAAATGCCGCAGAAAAAATTGTGGGGAAAAAATCCATTCATCGCCTAGGGACAAGCCCCTAGGCTAAGTTTTTTTATCAGCCCGCTAAAGAGGGCCTCTTTTTATTTTGTTGTTTTTTAGGCTTGAGCCTAATTGAAAGCCGCTATTTGAAAAGGGTAGTTTAACCGCCGAAGAAAAAAGCCCAGAGAAAAAACTAAGGTTGTGCAAAAAAGGAGAGCGAAGCGAGCCTTTTGGCCTAGCGATGGGGAGCAGTGCGGCGCAGCCGCAGACCAAGCAAAAAACTTGTTTTTTTGCGCAGGGCCGAGCAGACCTGCGAGCTGCGGACCGTAGCGCCGACGAGCGAAGCGAGGCGGAGGCCCCAAAAAAAATCAACTCCAAAATAAAACTGATTTTCTTCTAGCAACTCCTTATCTTCCGCCCAAAATCTAGATATCATGAGTGAACAGGATAATCAAAAAAAACAATTGGAGCAAAGACTCTGGAATATTGCGGATTTGCTTCGGGGACGAATGCATGCCGATGAATTTAGAGACTATATGCTCGGCTTTATCTTTTTTAAGTTCCTTTCTGAGCAAGTGGAGCATTATGGCAATGCTTTGTTGGCGGGCGAGTATAAAATGAAATACGATGAGTTGCAGGAAGAAAAAGATCAAGAAATTTTAGCCGCCATTAAAACTTCTGCCGTTGAAAATCATGGCTTTTTTCTTAGTCCCCAATTATTATTTAAGCAGTTGGCGCAGCATGATGGCTTTATCATTGAAAAATTGCAAGAAGCCTTTAGCTTGATTGAAAATAGTAGCTTGGGCACCGATAATGAAAAAGCTTTTGCCGGACTTTTTGAGGATGTAGATTTAAATTCTACAAAATTGGGCCGCAATCCCGATGAACGCAACGCTTTAATTAGCAACATCTTAAAAGAATTGCAAAAAATTGATTTTAAGCTAGAAGATAGCGAAAATGATGTTTTGGGCGATGCCTATGAGTATTTGATTGGACAGTTTGCCAGCGGTGCAGGCAAAAAAGCAGGCGAATTTTATACGCCCCAACAAGTATCTAAAATTTTGGCGCGGCTAGTTGTGGGCGAACGCAAAAGATTGCGCTCTGTTTATGACCCCAGTTGCGGATCGGGTTCGCTTTTATTGCGGGTTGTTCGAGAACTGAAAAAAGATGCGGAGGCAAATTCGCCCGATGTTTTTGGTCAAGAGCTCAATAGAACAACTTATAACTTGGCCCGCATGAATATGTTGTTGCACGGCCAAAAGCCCGATCATTTTTCTATTGCGCAAGATGATACCTTAGCCCGCCCCCAACATTTGGACAAAAAATTTGAGGCGATTGTTGCCAATCCTCCTTTTTCTGCCAAATGGGAACATAATGCGACTTATCATAATGATGAGCGTTTTTCTGCCTACGGAAAATTGGCCCCAAAATCTAAAGCCGATTTTGCCTTTGTCCAACATATGCTCCATCATTTGGATGAGCAAGGCCGAATGGCGGTGGTTTTGCCCCATGGCGTTTTGTTTAGAGGAGCCGCAGAAGGCCATATCCGAAAATTTATTTTGGAACAAAACTTTTTGGATGCCGTGATCGGTTTGCCAGCCAATATTTTTTATGGCACCTCTATTCCTACCTGTATTTTGGTTTTCCGAAAAGATCGAGAAAAAAATGCCCCCATTTTATTTATGGATGCTTCGGCCCATTTTGAAAAAGGGAAAAACCAAAATAATTTGCGCGATGAGGATGTAGAACGCATTATTAGCCATTATCAGGAAAAAAAGGAAAGCGACAAATTTAGTTATTTGGCCAGCCTAGAGGAAATTGCAGAGAATGATTACAATCTCAATATCCCTCGCTATGTCGATACTTTTGAAGAAGAAGAAGCTGTTGATCTGGAAGCCGTTGCCCTGGCGCTCAAAAATTTGGGCGCAGCCGAAAAAGAAAGCGAAAATAAATTGCAGGCCTTTTGCCAAAGCCTAAATATTCCAACACCCTTTTAGCCTAAAGCAAAATGAAACAAAAAAATAAACAGCCTAAACTTCGATTCCCTCAGTTTGATGGGGATTGGGAAGAGGTTACCTTTAATGCAGCCTATCAATTTAAAAAAACAAACTCTTTTTCAAGAGCTATGCTCAATAGTCATCATGGAGTTGTCAAAAATATTCATTACGGTGATATTCATACTAAATTTTCAGCGCTATTAGATATTTCTAAAGAAAAACTCCCATTTGTTAAGACAAGTATTGATTTATCTAAAATAGGAGCAGACAACTACTGTCAAAATCAAGATTTAGCTATCGCAGATGCTTCTGAGAATTATGATGATATTGGAAAAGCTACAGAGATATGTAATATTGGCAACACCAAAGTTTTATCTGGATTACATACCTTTCTTGCAAGACCAAACAAAAAACTAATTGCTAGTGGTTTTGGTGGAATTTTTATGCAGTCGGAATCTATTCGATATCAAATAAAAATTGAAGCCCAAGGAACAAAAGTATTAGGAATATCTACAAAACGATTAGGTAGCATCCAACTCCATCTCCCCTCTTTAGCGGAGCAAGAAAAAATTGCTGATTTTTTCAGTACGCTTGATGCCTATTTGGGGCAAAAAAAGCAGCGTTTAGCGTTGCTGCAAGAATACAAGCGGGGCATGATGCAGCAATTATTTTCTGGGCAAAAACGTTTTCAGCCTGATGCGGGCGGGGAGTTTCCTGCTTGGGAGTGGGTTGCGGCTAAAAATATTTTTAAAAACCATAGTAATAAAAATCATAATGGCGAGCTTCCTATTGTAGCCGTTACTCAAGACCAAGGAGTTGTTTTGCGAGATAGTCTAGAAAAAACTATTCATACATCTCAGGCTAGTGTCCAGTCCTATAAAATTGTAGAACCAGGTGATTTTGTTATTAGTCTTCGCTCATTTCAAGGTGGATTGGAACATTCTGATGTAAAAGGAATTTGCAGCCCAGCTTATACCATACTTAAACCTAAGGTTGCTATCGATAGTAATTTTTTCAAACACTACTTTAAAAAAGAACGATTTATCAGAAGACTAAGTAGTGCGGTAATCGGTATTCGCGATGGCAAACAAATAAGCTATTCTGCATTTTCTGCAATCAAAATCCCTCTCCCATCCATAGCGGAGCAAAAAAAGATTGCGGAATTTTTGGAGGCTATAGATGATCGGATCAAATTGGTGGAGCAATCGGTAGCGCAATTAGAAAGTTGGAAGAAAGGATTATTGCAAGAATTATTGGTTTAGTTTTTTGGGGCTGCCCCTGCGCTTCGCTTGGGTCGGGCTATGTCGCAGCTCGCAGGTCTGCTCGGCCCTGCGTTTTTTTTCGCTGCGCTCAAAAAAACTGGGTCTGGCCTGCGGCCACTGCTATCTATCCCTCAGCCGCTCATCTATTTTTTTTCTTTGGGCTTTTTTCTTCGGCGGTTTTGCGGTTGTTGTTTTGTTTCTTGGAGCCAATTTTTTCCCATTTTCCAGCAAACAAGGGCTTCAGCCCGCTCTTTGCATAGACAATCAACCATGGGCTTTAGCCCATGGCCGTAAAACAACCCCAGAAAATAATTCAGGGATAAAAACAATTGCTATTATTTCTCCCCTGGGCTGAA
This genomic interval from Saprospira grandis contains the following:
- a CDS encoding heme exporter protein CcmB — protein: MNILQQTWALIKKDARIEWRKRQAIGGILLYVLSTTFVVYSIVGEKTSGVVWAALYWIIVLFASVNAVAKSFVQENQERQLYYYSLLQPAALILSKIFYNTLLLFVVCLLSYGSFSLIMDNPIRFQGLFFLLMFLGSLGFSIAFSFVAAIAAKAQQAATLMAILSFPIVIPILMTLLRLSKIALGLMTDTMYYKDIFILLAIDLILGSIVLLLFPFLWRD
- a CDS encoding restriction endonuclease subunit S; amino-acid sequence: MKQKNKQPKLRFPQFDGDWEEVTFNAAYQFKKTNSFSRAMLNSHHGVVKNIHYGDIHTKFSALLDISKEKLPFVKTSIDLSKIGADNYCQNQDLAIADASENYDDIGKATEICNIGNTKVLSGLHTFLARPNKKLIASGFGGIFMQSESIRYQIKIEAQGTKVLGISTKRLGSIQLHLPSLAEQEKIADFFSTLDAYLGQKKQRLALLQEYKRGMMQQLFSGQKRFQPDAGGEFPAWEWVAAKNIFKNHSNKNHNGELPIVAVTQDQGVVLRDSLEKTIHTSQASVQSYKIVEPGDFVISLRSFQGGLEHSDVKGICSPAYTILKPKVAIDSNFFKHYFKKERFIRRLSSAVIGIRDGKQISYSAFSAIKIPLPSIAEQKKIAEFLEAIDDRIKLVEQSVAQLESWKKGLLQELLV
- a CDS encoding c-type cytochrome: MSKRLIISSLFLATIFVACGGPNNNSNNGSSSSSSSSSSSTKTPAKPKAVNGAMVYKKNCVVCHGANGRMALNGAKILPESTMTLEERIMQIKKGKGAMQAYEGVLSEAAIKAVAEYTMQFK
- a CDS encoding type I restriction-modification system subunit M, which translates into the protein MSEQDNQKKQLEQRLWNIADLLRGRMHADEFRDYMLGFIFFKFLSEQVEHYGNALLAGEYKMKYDELQEEKDQEILAAIKTSAVENHGFFLSPQLLFKQLAQHDGFIIEKLQEAFSLIENSSLGTDNEKAFAGLFEDVDLNSTKLGRNPDERNALISNILKELQKIDFKLEDSENDVLGDAYEYLIGQFASGAGKKAGEFYTPQQVSKILARLVVGERKRLRSVYDPSCGSGSLLLRVVRELKKDAEANSPDVFGQELNRTTYNLARMNMLLHGQKPDHFSIAQDDTLARPQHLDKKFEAIVANPPFSAKWEHNATYHNDERFSAYGKLAPKSKADFAFVQHMLHHLDEQGRMAVVLPHGVLFRGAAEGHIRKFILEQNFLDAVIGLPANIFYGTSIPTCILVFRKDREKNAPILFMDASAHFEKGKNQNNLRDEDVERIISHYQEKKESDKFSYLASLEEIAENDYNLNIPRYVDTFEEEEAVDLEAVALALKNLGAAEKESENKLQAFCQSLNIPTPF
- a CDS encoding SPFH domain-containing protein, which encodes MEFIPLIALGAILYVLFSSFKMVRERSAHIVERLGSYNRILHPGLNFVVPFLDKVSKQINLKIQQMDVQIETKTKDNVFVKLQASVHVQVMDTKVKEAYYELDNPYGQISSYIFDVVRAEVPKMDLDDVFARKDDIATAVRMELAEHMEKYGYRIVKTLITDIDPDQLVKDSMNRINAARRNKEAIAEDAEGRKISKIKDAEAEKESKRLQGEGVAEQRLAIIKGFADSVEDFSNTLSDVSPSEIMQFVLLTQHYDTVKEIGEKNASILVPYSPGTLSGLQQQIMEGTQLSDNLNKLKISSLEEEAIKKAEKKH
- the gcvT gene encoding glycine cleavage system aminomethyltransferase GcvT, which produces MKKTALHHIHEELGAKMVPFAGYDMPVSYAGIKAEHLAVRSSVGVFDVSHMGEFIVRGKEALDLVQWVSSNDASRLEMGDVQYSCLPNEEGGIIDDFLVYRLGEDQCAAGEQAFMLVVNASNMKKDWDWLQSQNRFDCELIDISDKTTLLAVQGPKAVEALQSLTEIALGEMKYYSFQKGKFAGLENVLVSATGYTGAGGFEIYIRNEDAEALWAAIFEAGAAYDIQPVGLGARDSLRLEMGYCLYGNDIDDTTSPIAAGLSWITKLQKGDFVGKEKIAAVKENKPTEKLYGLVMEGKRPARQGYLVYSVEGEEIGRITSGGPSPSLGKSIALAYIQSNWAKKDTEVLVEIRGKRFAAKLQRPPFWKG
- a CDS encoding GNAT family N-acetyltransferase, yielding MLFELESQRLGLTQLSSEYAEQVQEYLVRNRYFFQRYMPRWPQAFCQIEEIQKRLNEEKWLYQQRRFIRYYIFHRSDSQKHRIIGDISYSHFIYGAMRSCFLGYKVDQQFNNLGVATEALKLSNPNIMQRFDLQRIEAHIMPQNKGSRRLIEKLGFELEGTAKQFICINGKWEDHCRYAFVKGLNEEEFC
- a CDS encoding protein kinase domain-containing protein, producing MEEKNSPEQKITLFLSETKEALSLAPEAFASGGEGSLFRILSPEKYSDRVAKIYHPHKRTAEKLAKLELLIKDPLGQGEEGFAPSFIWPQAILQNEKEEQIGVMMPLAQGKKLELLCLPKLPKKIDGAWKRLAFDQEGNQKLRLKIAFNLANAIRQLQAKKKYVLVDLKAENILVQPNGQIAIVDVDSLQISDGEQFFKAAVATPEYSAPEYYQSPKIKRFEASWDNFALAVILYKLFLGIHPFAASAKGEYAKRVSLHEKIEAKLYVHHPKAKEWLQFLPPPHKKYHELPQGLQNLFAKTFVAGLDQPEKRASPEDFCYQLLQAIGGWTLIISFEEQKILERSKALQLADKTQIFTAFQPQEVEIEEVLPNAARELMALKNNFLAEKQIEENQGCLAALGFFIYIAAYILLFVSAFFFFMSTDGWLSFFWYFPGALTLWMLGAHWKKSKQIAPPFNNFLQIAGRLGAIALLIWGGVKTLYIHSILYMYAPFYWSIWTLSTFGVAKLFSKQEEGHFFSLDSLAVFLKMITLTVWTINAFDMLDLSMANYIEGEYTIFWSIFKDYLPANALIAIFYFVGYLLELISRQKRSSHSSTHVNSLIEDYNLQMSRLQQAYTGLEANLQQLLQNQKGKEERFFAHWKNKALESNEDLEKRYDALQEDAAQAQNRSSNHLLEQISADFPKLKQISSLSDLSKKITALEKNAMLSPTQRETLKTRLQELLQEKERSDLAYFHKMQEKYAQLLQDVANWKKEKQQQYQKDRAIYLRSAQKEIETQAKFKDLALNDFLEELDELQDQKKQILIQKQALEEK